One Rosa chinensis cultivar Old Blush chromosome 5, RchiOBHm-V2, whole genome shotgun sequence genomic region harbors:
- the LOC112164265 gene encoding LOW QUALITY PROTEIN: protein WUSCHEL (The sequence of the model RefSeq protein was modified relative to this genomic sequence to represent the inferred CDS: inserted 1 base in 1 codon; substituted 1 base at 1 genomic stop codon): MEPQNRHPTEDGGSNKAARSSANMLRRKSRTRWIPTTDHIRILKELFYNKGDRSPTIEQIQRICLQLKWYGKIEFKNVYFWFLNQRAREKQKKKSTSDVHVPMQRSGLVGDDNVTNWKHEDQYINFGSSAPASASSAGVMIAFNGQMGKYGGYGSMNMEKSAXDCSISAXGETSTTFFDMNAEQTFMEQRGEDHQEIETLSLFPAHCEDICGNMKTTSNGGDTLRTSA; encoded by the exons atggaaccacaaaaccggcatccaaccgaggatggaggaagtaACAAAGCAGCCAGGAGTAGTGCTAACATGCTTCGCAGGAAGAGCCGTACTAGGTGGATTCCCACTACAGATCatataagaatcctcaaggagctttTCTACAACAAGGGAGATAGGTCCCCAACTATAGAGCAGATTCAGAGGATCTGTCTCCAGCTAAAATGGTATGGCAAGATCGAGTTCAAGAACGTCTATTTTTGGTTCTTGAACCAAAGGGCTCgggagaagcagaagaagaagtccACTTCGGATGTTCATGTGCCCATGCAAAGATCAGGGCTTGTTGGTGATGACAATGTTACCAATTGGAAACATGAGGATCAGTATATTAACTTTGGATCTTCTGCacctgcttctgcttcttccgCTGGTGTGATGATTGCTTTTAACGGGCAGATGGGGAAATATGGCGGTTATGGATCCATGAACATGGAGAAGAGTG AGGATTGTTCAATCTCAGCTTGAGGGGAAACTAGTACTACTTTCTTTGACATGAATGCAGAACAAACTTTCATGGAACAAAGAGgagaagatcaccaggagattgaaaccctctCACTGTTTCCCGCGCATTGTGAGGACATCtgtggcaacatgaagactacttccaaTGGAGGTGATACGCTAAGaacaagcgcataa
- the LOC112164266 gene encoding uncharacterized protein At4g02000-like, translating into MSITEKISTVPGVTAVIACLFHFTSQYGFVTSTPQNIPYEDEGIIEAMSICFEDTADFLDLEAGINLLGILIAEEEPGLGSVKATLMGMWKSLGQIRIIQVKKNTYSLTVGSEKLASKLINESPWNVKGYCLSVRHWPHFHSIDDMDTNRPTYWIQAHGIPLDQMTKNNGRKLGELLGSTLEVEDPKVVGIKGYLQMRVDFDTRRPLATFVQLPRLTYRVTRIRLQYEGLRVFCYHCGRLEHSNTSLKYQVNPLY; encoded by the exons ATGAGCATTACAGAGAAGATATCAACTGTACCTGGTGTTACTGCTGTGAT AGCTTGTCTCTTCCATTTTACGAGTCAATATGGCTTTGTCACTAGCACCCCTCAGAACATTCCTTATGAGGATGAGGGTATTATTGAAGCTATGTCAATATGCTTCGAAGACACTGCTGATTTCCTGGATCTTGAGGCTGGTATTAATCTCCTGGGAATTCTTATTGCAGAGGAGGAACCTGGCCTAGGTAGTGTCAAGGCAACACTGATGGGGATGTGGAAATCGTTAGGCCAAATCCGAATCATTCAGGTCAAGAAGAACACATATTCATTAACGGTTGGTTCAGAGAAGTTGGCTAGTAAACTGATCAATGAGAGTCCTTGGAACGTTAAGGGTTACTGCCTATCTGTGAGGCACTGGCCTCACTTCCATTCCATTGATGATATGGACACCAATCGCCCAACGTACTGGATACAGGCCCACGGCATCCCCTTGGACCAAATGACAAAGAACAATGGCAGAAAACTTGGTGAGCTGCTCGGCTCAACACTGGAAGTTGAAGACCCAAAAGTTGTAGGTATTAAAGGTTACCTCCAGATGCGAGTCGACTTTGATACAAGGCGTCCCCTTGCCACCTTTGTTCAACTACCCCGTCTGACCTATAGAGTCACCAGAATCCGACTTCAGTATGAAGGTCTCAGGGTGTTCTGTTATCATTGTGGGAGATTAGAACATTCTAATACCTCCCTCAAATACCAGGTAAACCCTCTATATTGA